One genomic segment of Mastomys coucha isolate ucsf_1 unplaced genomic scaffold, UCSF_Mcou_1 pScaffold22, whole genome shotgun sequence includes these proteins:
- the Hsd11b2 gene encoding corticosteroid 11-beta-dehydrogenase isozyme 2, whose product MERWPWPSGGAWLLVAARALLQLLRSDLRLGRPLLAALALLAALDWLCQRLLPPPAALVVLAGAGWIALSRLARPLRLPVATRAVLITGCDTGFGKETAKKLDAMGFTVLATVLDLNSPGALELRACCSSRLKLLQMDLTKPEDISRVLEITKAHTASTGLWGLVNNAGLNIVVADVELSPVATFRKCMEVNFFGALELTKGLLPLLRHSRGRIVTVGSPAGDMPYPCLAAYGTSKAAIALLMDTFGCELLPWGIKVSIIKPGCFKTDAVTNVNLWEKRKQLLLANLPRELLQAYGEDYIEHLHGQFLNSLRMALPDLSPVVDAIIDALLAAQPRSRYYTGRGLGLMYFIHHYLPEGLRRRFLQNFFINHLLPRALRPGQAGPAPAQDTPQNPNPSPVAAL is encoded by the exons ATGGAGCGCTGGCCTTGGCCGTCGGGCGGTGCCTGGCTGCTGGTGGCTGCCCGCgcgctgctgcagctgctgcgcTCAGACCTGCGTCTGGGCCGCCCGTTGTTGGCGGCACTGGCCCTGCTGGCCGCTCTCGACTGGCTGTGCCAGCGCCTGCTGCCCCCACCGGCGGCACTCGTGGTGCTGGCCGGTGCCGGCTGGATCGCGTTGTCCCGCCTAGCGCGCCCTCTTCGCCTGCCGGTGGCCACTCGCGCGGTGCTCATCACCG GCTGTGACACTGGTTTTGGCAAGGAGACAGCTAAGAAACTGGATGCCATGGGCTTCACGGTGCTGGCCACAGTGTTGGATTTGAATAGCCCTGGTGCCCTAGAACTGCGTGCCTGCTGTTCCTCTCGCCTGAAGCTGCTGCAGATGGATCTGACCAAACCAGAGGACATCAGCCGTGTTCTGGAAATCACCAAGGCTCACACAGCCAGCACTG GCCTGTGGGGTCTGGTTAACAACGCTGGCCTCAATATCGTAGTGGCCGATGTGGAACTATCTCCAGTGGCAACTTTCCGCAAGTGCATGGAGGTGAACTTCTTTGGTGCACTTGAGCTAACCAAGGGCCTCCTGCCACTCCTTCGTCACTCAAGGGGGCGTATTGTGACCGTTGGCAGCCCAGCAG GAGACATGCCATACCCCTGCTTGGCAGCCTATGGAACCTCCAAGGCAGCTATAGCTCTGCTTATGGACACATTCGGCTGTGAACTGCTTCCCTGGGGTATCAAGGTCAGCATCATCAAGCCTGGCTGCTTCAAGACAG ATGCAGTGACTAATGTGAACCTCTGGGAGAAGCGCAAGCAACTGCTGCTGGCCAACCTGCCTAGAGAGCTGCTACAGGCCTATGGTGAAGACTACATTGAGCACTTGCATGGGCAATTCCTGAATTCACTCAGAATGGCATTGCCTGACCTTAGCCCAGTTGTAGATGCCATCATTGATGCACTGCTGGCAGCTCAGCCTCGCAGCCGCTACTACACAGGCCGTGGCCTGGGGCTCATGTATTTCATCCACCATTACCTGCCAGAGGGCCTGCGGCGCCGCTTCCTACAGAATTTCTTCATCAATCACCTTCTGCCCCGAGCACTGAGGCCTGGCCAAGCCGGCCCTGCTCCTGCTCAGGATACACCCCAGAACCCAAACCCGTCCCCAGTGGCAGCTCTGTGA